The following are encoded in a window of Streptomyces sp. Go-475 genomic DNA:
- a CDS encoding FUSC family protein, with protein MREVREWTAHATRVLEKRRDPVVVQTLRSATAATIAYVIALRLSPEKAPLTAPLTALLVVQVTLYATLTNGFRRVNAVVAGVLVAIAFSLLVGLTWWSLALLIVAALAVGRLVRVEEYVPEVAISAMLVLGVTTVGDTAWARVLETLIGAVVGLGCNLLLPPPVWVEEAGESIEGLARRLRQLMLRLGEEAAARGTPVDRAAEQLHEARRLDHDIVEVDAALRQAEDSLRLNPRVREGLLHRVVLRTGLDTLEICTVVLRVLARSLTDLAKEREPEPLFEAETGAALEQLLSEIADAVVSFAVLVTTHLSASAESAEERLAAELRTAAGTRDKLALLLREEAERDPGHWQLPGAVLTEVNRILDELDTEHRTRRLLEELDRVSREQRVRMPRLTRMRERLGVQEQLWRNRTGVGGRSR; from the coding sequence ATGCGAGAGGTACGTGAGTGGACGGCGCACGCGACGCGGGTCCTGGAGAAACGCCGTGACCCCGTGGTCGTCCAGACGCTGCGGTCCGCGACCGCGGCGACGATCGCCTACGTCATCGCGCTGCGGCTGAGCCCCGAGAAGGCACCCCTCACCGCTCCCCTGACGGCCCTGCTGGTGGTCCAGGTGACGCTGTACGCCACGCTCACCAACGGCTTCCGGCGGGTGAACGCCGTGGTCGCCGGGGTCCTCGTCGCCATCGCGTTCAGCCTGCTGGTGGGTCTCACGTGGTGGAGCCTGGCCCTGCTGATCGTGGCCGCGCTGGCCGTGGGGCGGCTGGTCCGGGTGGAGGAGTACGTCCCCGAGGTCGCGATCAGCGCGATGCTCGTCCTCGGGGTCACCACCGTCGGGGACACCGCCTGGGCCCGGGTCCTGGAGACGCTGATCGGCGCGGTCGTCGGGCTCGGCTGCAATCTGCTGCTGCCTCCGCCGGTGTGGGTGGAGGAGGCCGGTGAGTCGATCGAGGGCCTGGCCCGCCGGCTGCGGCAGCTGATGCTGCGCCTGGGCGAGGAGGCCGCCGCCCGCGGCACGCCCGTCGACCGCGCGGCGGAGCAGTTGCACGAGGCGCGCCGCCTGGACCACGACATCGTCGAGGTGGACGCCGCCCTCAGACAGGCCGAGGACAGCCTGCGGCTCAACCCGCGCGTCCGGGAGGGCCTGCTGCACCGGGTGGTGCTGCGCACCGGCCTGGACACGCTGGAGATCTGCACGGTCGTCCTGCGGGTGCTCGCCCGTTCCCTCACCGACCTGGCGAAGGAACGCGAGCCGGAGCCGCTGTTCGAGGCCGAGACGGGCGCGGCGCTCGAGCAGCTGCTGTCCGAGATCGCCGACGCCGTGGTGAGTTTCGCGGTGCTGGTCACCACCCATCTCAGCGCCAGCGCCGAGTCGGCGGAGGAACGTCTCGCCGCGGAACTGCGCACCGCGGCGGGCACCCGCGACAAGCTGGCCCTGCTGCTGCGCGAGGAAGCCGAGCGCGACCCCGGGCACTGGCAGCTTCCGGGCGCCGTCCTGACGGAGGTGAACCGGATCCTCGACGAACTCGACACCGAGCACCGCACGCGTCGCCTGCTGGAGGAACTGGACCGGGTGTCGCGGGAGCAGCGCGTGCGCATGCCGCGGCTGACGCGGATGCGCGAGCGCCTGGGCGTTCAGGAGCAGCTGTGGCGGAACCGGACCGGGGTCGGCGGGCGTTCCCGCTGA
- a CDS encoding TetR/AcrR family transcriptional regulator, whose amino-acid sequence MAANQAGRTRRRLSTEERREQLLAVGARLFSESPYDDVWIEQVAEIAGVSRGLLYHYFPTKRDFFAAVVERESERMLRMTAAVPGVPVREQLADGLDTFLGYVREHAHGYRAFHRADAAGDQAVRRVYQRALAAQERQILAALAADPEFGPAFEERPEVRLAVRGWLAFTTAVCLEWLRGAELGRDQVRELCARALLGVLTP is encoded by the coding sequence ATGGCCGCGAACCAGGCCGGGCGCACCCGCCGCCGGCTCAGCACCGAGGAGCGCCGCGAGCAACTGCTGGCGGTCGGGGCGCGGCTGTTCTCCGAGAGTCCGTACGACGACGTGTGGATCGAGCAGGTCGCCGAGATCGCCGGGGTGTCGCGCGGGCTGCTGTACCACTACTTCCCGACCAAGCGGGACTTCTTCGCGGCGGTCGTCGAGCGCGAGAGCGAGCGGATGCTGCGCATGACGGCGGCGGTTCCCGGCGTCCCGGTGCGCGAGCAGCTCGCGGACGGTCTCGACACGTTCCTGGGGTACGTCCGGGAGCACGCGCACGGCTACCGGGCCTTCCACCGCGCCGACGCGGCCGGGGACCAGGCGGTGCGCCGGGTGTACCAGCGGGCCCTGGCCGCGCAGGAGCGGCAGATCCTCGCGGCGCTGGCCGCCGACCCCGAGTTCGGTCCCGCCTTCGAGGAGCGGCCCGAGGTGCGGCTCGCCGTGCGCGGCTGGCTGGCGTTCACCACGGCCGTCTGCCTGGAGTGGCTGCGCGGCGCGGAGTTGGGCCGGGATCAGGTGCGCGAGCTGTGCGCGCGCGCCCTGCTGGGCGTTCTCACTCCCTGA
- a CDS encoding lactonase family protein: MDSTGWSRRRFVGVLAGGSAAAALPACDKAPEPAASPAPEASTNPSGEARRPSGPRPLYLGTYTSAEGGGKGIGLAEYDPATGRITGTGTLTGVGDPSYLAIHPDRRTLYAVDEREDGAVTAVRLSDRKVLGSRSTGGAAPCHLSVHPGGRWLFSANYGSGSVAVHPIDASGALGERTDLVTHSSPPPGPGQEGPHAHQIITSPDGGHVLAVDLGTDTVYTYRLDEKAGTLTEVTRARTRPGAGPRHLTFHPGGRYAYLADEVDNTVAVCSYDPASGRVRVGEAQSTGTGPGTSYPAQILVTPNGRYAYLANRGDNSLTRYAIEADGARLKLLDTVPVDGDFPRQIALSPEGTLLFAANQKSSTVTVFHVDETSGALRRAGEPFSSPVAVCALPL; the protein is encoded by the coding sequence ATGGACAGCACCGGCTGGAGCAGGCGCCGATTCGTCGGCGTGCTGGCGGGAGGGTCCGCCGCGGCGGCACTGCCGGCCTGCGACAAGGCGCCCGAACCCGCCGCCTCCCCCGCGCCCGAGGCGAGTACGAACCCCTCCGGCGAGGCCCGGCGCCCCTCCGGCCCGCGCCCCCTCTACCTCGGCACGTACACGTCGGCCGAGGGCGGCGGCAAGGGCATCGGGCTGGCCGAGTACGACCCGGCGACCGGCCGGATCACCGGCACGGGCACGCTCACCGGCGTCGGCGACCCGTCGTACCTCGCGATCCACCCGGACCGCCGGACGCTGTACGCGGTGGACGAGCGCGAGGACGGCGCCGTGACCGCCGTGCGGCTGTCCGACCGGAAGGTCCTGGGCAGCCGGAGCACCGGCGGTGCGGCCCCCTGCCATCTGTCGGTGCATCCGGGCGGGCGCTGGCTGTTCAGCGCCAACTACGGCTCGGGCAGCGTGGCCGTGCATCCGATCGACGCCTCGGGGGCCCTCGGCGAGCGCACCGACCTCGTCACGCACTCCAGTCCGCCGCCCGGCCCCGGCCAGGAGGGCCCGCACGCCCACCAGATCATCACGAGCCCCGACGGGGGGCACGTCCTCGCCGTCGACCTGGGGACCGACACCGTCTACACGTACCGGCTCGACGAGAAGGCCGGCACGCTCACCGAGGTCACTCGGGCGCGAACCCGGCCCGGCGCCGGCCCGCGCCACCTCACCTTCCACCCCGGCGGCCGGTACGCCTACCTCGCCGACGAGGTCGACAACACGGTGGCGGTCTGCTCGTACGACCCCGCCTCCGGCCGCGTGCGCGTCGGCGAGGCGCAGTCCACGGGCACGGGTCCGGGCACCAGCTACCCGGCGCAGATCCTCGTCACCCCGAACGGCCGGTACGCCTATCTCGCCAACCGCGGCGACAACAGCCTCACGCGCTACGCGATCGAGGCGGACGGTGCCCGGCTCAAGCTGCTGGACACGGTGCCGGTGGACGGGGACTTCCCGCGCCAGATCGCCCTCTCGCCGGAGGGCACGCTGCTGTTCGCGGCGAACCAGAAGTCCTCGACCGTCACCGTCTTCCACGTGGACGAGACGAGCGGGGCCCTGCGACGGGCCGGCGAACCGTTTTCCTCACCGGTCGCCGTCTGTGCGCTGCCGCTGTAG
- a CDS encoding cytochrome P450 has translation MTQAPTRDGVPKGFRSAELGWPELDRIPHPPHRIPLLGDVVGVNRRTPLQDSLRYARRLGPVFRRKAFGKEFVFVWGARHAADLADESRFAKHVGLGIANLRPVAGDGLFTAYNHEPNWQLAHDVLAPGFSREAMAGYHPMMLAVARQLTEHWDRAAAAGRAVNVPGDMTKLTLETIARTGFGHDFGSFERSRPHPFVTAMVGTLTYAQRLNTVPFPLAPLLLRSASRRNAADIAYLNRTVDELVRARRAGGGGDGDLLDRMLETAHPETGKRLADRNVRRQVITFLVAGHETTSGALSFALHYLSRHPEVAARARAEVDRVWGDTAEPAYEQVARLRYVRRVLDESLRLWPTAPAFAREAREDTVLAGEHPMRRGAWALVLTPMLHRDPEVWGADAERFDPDRFEAGVVRTRAPHTFKPFGTGARACIGRQFALHEATLVLGLLLRRYELRPDPAYRLRVTERLTLMPEGLRLHPEHRTPVPAPAPEPRCPVPGADA, from the coding sequence ATGACCCAGGCGCCGACACGGGACGGGGTGCCCAAGGGGTTCCGGAGTGCCGAGCTGGGCTGGCCGGAGCTGGACCGCATTCCGCATCCGCCGCACCGGATCCCGCTGCTCGGTGACGTGGTGGGCGTGAACCGGCGCACTCCGCTGCAGGACTCGCTCCGGTACGCCCGGCGACTCGGGCCGGTCTTCCGGCGGAAGGCCTTCGGCAAGGAGTTCGTCTTCGTCTGGGGTGCCCGGCACGCGGCCGACCTCGCGGACGAGTCGCGGTTCGCCAAGCACGTGGGGCTCGGCATCGCCAATCTGCGCCCCGTGGCCGGGGACGGCCTGTTCACGGCGTACAACCACGAGCCGAACTGGCAGCTGGCGCACGACGTGCTCGCCCCCGGGTTCAGCCGGGAGGCCATGGCGGGTTACCACCCGATGATGCTGGCCGTCGCGCGGCAGCTCACGGAGCACTGGGACCGGGCGGCCGCGGCGGGCCGGGCGGTGAACGTGCCGGGCGACATGACCAAGCTGACGCTGGAGACGATCGCGCGGACCGGTTTCGGGCACGACTTCGGCTCGTTCGAACGCTCCCGGCCGCACCCCTTCGTGACCGCGATGGTCGGCACGCTGACCTACGCGCAGCGGCTCAACACCGTGCCGTTCCCGCTGGCCCCGCTGCTGCTGCGGAGCGCGAGCCGGCGCAACGCGGCCGACATCGCCTACCTCAACCGCACGGTCGACGAGCTGGTCCGGGCCCGGCGCGCCGGGGGCGGCGGGGACGGGGACCTGCTCGACCGGATGCTGGAGACGGCCCACCCCGAGACCGGGAAGCGGCTGGCGGACCGGAACGTGCGCCGCCAGGTCATCACCTTCCTGGTCGCCGGCCACGAGACGACGTCCGGCGCGCTGTCCTTCGCCCTGCACTACCTCTCCCGCCACCCCGAGGTCGCGGCCCGGGCCCGCGCCGAGGTGGACCGCGTCTGGGGAGACACGGCGGAGCCGGCCTACGAGCAGGTGGCCCGGCTGCGCTACGTGCGCCGGGTGCTGGACGAGTCACTGCGGCTGTGGCCCACCGCGCCCGCCTTCGCCCGGGAGGCCCGGGAGGACACCGTGCTGGCCGGAGAGCACCCGATGCGGCGCGGGGCGTGGGCGCTGGTGCTGACGCCGATGCTGCACCGGGACCCCGAGGTGTGGGGCGCGGACGCCGAGCGGTTCGACCCGGACCGCTTCGAGGCGGGGGTCGTACGGACCCGGGCGCCGCACACCTTCAAGCCGTTCGGGACGGGGGCGCGGGCGTGCATCGGGCGCCAGTTCGCGCTGCACGAGGCGACGCTGGTGCTCGGCCTGCTGCTGCGCCGCTACGAGCTGCGGCCCGATCCGGCCTACCGGCTGCGCGTGACGGAGCGACTGACGCTGATGCCGGAGGGGCTGCGCCTCCACCCGGAACACCGGACGCCGGTGCCCGCACCGGCCCCGGAGCCGCGCTGTCCCGTACCCGGGGCGGATGCCTGA
- a CDS encoding DUF2470 domain-containing protein yields MGDDSHSWTAAPAAAERARSVLAAAWSCSVTAEGTREELVGAHTVAEDGRVLVDVPEDSALLATAICAPRGEPSAVLEFADVAPVPLRSRIRARLWLAGWFAVEEGRLAFTPTRVVLRQPSGAVVVDLDDFAAAAPDPLTTAEARLLTHLADCHADAVERLTRLVDSDSLHGAVRVQPLAVDRHGLTLRIERARAHGDVRLAFHRPADDVAQLTERMHVLLGQASAASCPRALQRQRTDGDR; encoded by the coding sequence ATGGGTGACGACAGCCACAGCTGGACGGCGGCCCCTGCCGCGGCGGAACGGGCGCGCTCGGTGCTCGCCGCCGCGTGGTCCTGCTCGGTGACCGCGGAGGGCACGCGGGAGGAGCTGGTCGGCGCGCACACGGTGGCCGAGGACGGCCGGGTGCTCGTGGACGTGCCCGAGGACAGCGCCCTGCTCGCGACCGCGATCTGCGCGCCCCGGGGCGAGCCGTCCGCGGTGCTGGAGTTCGCCGACGTGGCGCCCGTCCCGCTCCGCAGCCGGATCCGCGCCCGGCTCTGGCTCGCGGGCTGGTTCGCCGTCGAGGAGGGCCGGCTCGCCTTCACGCCCACGCGCGTGGTGCTGCGGCAGCCGTCCGGCGCCGTCGTCGTGGACCTGGACGACTTCGCCGCCGCCGCGCCCGACCCGCTCACCACGGCCGAGGCCAGGCTGCTGACCCATCTCGCCGACTGCCACGCCGACGCGGTCGAGCGGCTCACCCGCCTGGTCGACTCCGACAGCCTGCACGGCGCGGTCCGGGTCCAGCCGCTCGCCGTCGACCGGCACGGCCTCACCCTGCGCATCGAACGCGCCCGCGCCCACGGCGACGTACGCCTGGCGTTCCACCGGCCCGCCGACGACGTCGCGCAGCTCACCGAGCGCATGCACGTCCTGCTCGGCCAGGCGAGCGCCGCGTCCTGCCCCCGGGCGCTACAGCGGCAGCGCACAGACGGCGACCGGTGA